The DNA window GCCTCGCCGACCAGAGAAAGCACTCAGAACAGCCAGCGAACGACTTGCTACGCTTTTTGCAACGCAACGCTACGGGATGAGACGGGGCATTGTCGCACAATAGGCGCCCGTGGGTGGCGTAACGCCTTGACAGACAAGGACTTAGCAGTCGCGGTCCACTGCTCTAGTGTGCCCGACAAAGACCTGTCAACCGGCAGACAGTGCCCGGGAGAAGCGAAGCCAAGGCGCTCTGTGGCCGGAGCCACTACATGAGCCTCGCGCAGAAGAACGACAAGCGGTGACTTTTCAGGGTGCTCCGCACGGCGGCGACGTCACAATCTTGCCTGGTTCCGGCCACAATCGGTTAATACCGTGATAAACAATTCCTGCGCACAAAGGATCGGGGTTTTAGGCGTCGTTAGCATTTGTCGGGTGAGTGTTTTGGCTCCTCTGATGGTTGAACGCGGCGCCTTGAGTTGAGACTGAAGGGGACATCAGGAAAATGCAGGCTGTGACGCACCCGCGTCTTCGTCGCGCTGCTACAGTCGCGTTGTTGGCCGTGTCGGCCGCCTTGCTGGCGGCTTGCGCGTCGCAGCCTGAGCCCAAAGCGATGGTCTACAAGAAGACCCGCTCCAAGGAATACTTCGCCGAATCCGAATATGGCGTGAAGGCAAGCCCGCGTGTGTTCTCCCAGAACGGCCGCATCCAGCGTGGCGGCGGCAGGGATCAGCTCGGCAAGCCCTATCAGGTCCGCGGCAAGTGGTATTACCCGAAGGAAGACAAGCGCTACGCCAAGGTCGGCCTGGCCTCCTGGTATGGCGATGCCTTCCACGGCCGGCTTACCGCCAATGGCGAAGTCTACGACATGACCCATCTGACGGCTGCGCACCCGACCATGCCGCTGCCAAGCTATGCCCGCGTCACCAATCTCAAGACCGGCAGTTCGGTCATCGTTCGCGTCAACGATCGCGGCCCGTATCACGAGGGCCGCATCATCGATGTGTCGGAGCGCGCCGCGCAAATGCTTGACTATGCCAACATCGGCACCGCTCAAGTGAAGGTCGAGTATGTCGGCCGCGCACCGCTCGACGGCGATGACGACCAGTATCTGATGGCCTCCTACCACCCCGGCAACAGGGCACCGGATCCGTCGGACGGGCTGCCGACCGGCGTCATGGTCGCCATGAACGGGCCGTCGCCAAGCCTGCCTGCCGGCACCGCTGCCGTGCCGTTTCCGGGTCAGTTGACCGATTCAGGCTCGGTCCAGCCGGTGATGTCGGCGCAATCGCCCGCCTTTGGCGATCTGGCGTTGCCCGATTTCGGCCCGATCGTACCGGAGCGCCCGGAAATCGGTCTGCCGCGGCAATCACCGTTTGCGGTGGCCTCGCTGTCCTATGCGGACGAGCGGGTGGAACGCGCCTCCAATGCCCTTGCCGCGCTGGGTGGCGATGGCATGTCGCCTGCCGACGTGCTCCAATCGTGGAAGCGGCAGCCGCCACCGGCCGGTCTATCCACCGACTACGTCGCGGCTGGTTCGTTCGAGGATGCAGCGGAGGCCAGGCGCATCGCCGCTCAGCTTGCCGCGTATGGCAAGATCGAGATCCAGCGTTCGGAACTCGATGGCAAGGATTGGTATTCGGTCAATCTCTATCCCGATGGCCACCGCAATCTGGATGATTTGCTGCAGGCAGCCTGGTCGCACGGCGCGCCCGATGCACTGGCTGTGCGCAACTGAGCGCAAGCCGGGTCGGATTTCCGCTGCGCGGTTGATCCGCCGCGGGAAAAGCCTGATACTTTTCGCGGGCTTGCCGGCCGTGCCGGCCAACGGGTCGAATATCATGCAATTGCGCTTGCTCCCGCCTCTCGCCGGGCTTCTGGTTTTTGGCCTGCTGCTGTTGTCCCAGGCTCCAGCCCGTGCGCAGCTTTTCGAGACCAAGGCCGCGCAGGTCTTCATGATCGACGCCGAGACCGGTACGGTGCTGTTTTCGAAGGATGCCGACAAGCCGATACAGCCGGCCTCGATGGCCAAGCTGATGACCATGGAGGTGGTGTTCGACGCCATCAAGGCCGGCCGCCTGAAGCTCGACGATACGTTCGTGGTCAGCGAAAACGCCTGGCGCAAGGGCGGCGCGCCTTCGGGAACATCGACGATGTTTGCCAAGCTCAAATCATCGATGCGGCTCGATGACCTGATCCAGGGCGTGACCGTGCAGGCGGCCAATGACGGCTGCATCGTCATCGCCGAAGGCATGTCCGGATCCGAAGAAAATTTTGCCGCGCAGATGACCGAACGCGCCCGCCAGATCGGTCTCAAGACCTCGACTTTCGTCAATTCGACCGGCCTGCCGGCGGATGGGCAGCAGACGACCGTGCGCGAGCTTGCGCAGCTTGCTGTGCACCTGTGGCGCGATTATCCGGATTTCTATCGCTATTACAGCCAGAAGGATTTTACCTGGAACAAGATCTCGCAGAGGAACCGCAATCCGCTGCTGGCGATGGACATCGGCGCCGACGGCCTGGCGGTCGGCGCGAGCGAGGCGTCGGGTTTCGGCATCGTCGGTTCGGTCAGCCACAACGGCACGCGGGTGATCGCGGCGATGAGCGGACTGGCCAACGACAAGGAGCGCGCCGAGGAGGCGCGAAAGCTGCTCGACTGGGGCGTCCGCTCCTTCGAGAAGACCGAGATCTTCGCCAAGGACGAAGTGGTCGGCGAGGCCCAGGTTTTCGGCGGCGCGAAATCCGGCGTGACGTTGAAGGCCAAGGGCCCGATAGACATCTTCCTGCCGATCACCAACCGCGACAAGCTGACGGCCAGGATCGTCTACAACGGCCCCATTGCTGCACCGGTGGAGGAGGGGCAGCCGGTGGGGGCGCTGCGCGTCTGGATCGGCGACACGCTGAGCCAGGAGACGCCGCTTTTCGCCGCCGAATCGATCGGCGTCGGCACGCTGCCGCAGCGCGCGCTCGATGCCGTCAAGGAACTGGCGATCGGCTGGCTGCGCTGATGCATGTCGCTCAAAAGTGGCCCCGGTTTTGGCGGGAACGACATGCATAAAAGCAAAAAATCGATGGCATGGACGTTTTCCCGAACGCGGACTATCTAGAGCGCTACATCAATCCACTCATCTAAGGATAAAGGCCTCTCGATTGGCGCGCGGATTTTTCATCACCTTCGAGGGCGGCGAAGGAGCAGGCAAGTCGACGCAGATCGAGCGGCTGGCCAGGAAGATGCGCGCCAAGAAATATGATGTCCTCCTTACCCGTGAACCGGGCGGCTCGCCGGGCGCCGAAGCGGTCCGGCACGTGCTGCTTTCGGGTGCCGCCGAACCGTTCGGGCCGAAGATGGAAGCGCTGCTTTTCGCCGCCGCGCGGTCCGACCATGTCGAGCAGGTCATCCGGCCGGCGGTCGAGCGTGGCTCCGTCGTGCTTTGCGACCGCTTCCTCGATTCCTCGCGCGTCTACCAGGGCGTCACCGGCGGTATCGACCCGGTGTTCATGGATACGCTGGAGCAGGTCGCCATCAACGGCATGATGCCGGACATGACGCTGATCTTCGACATCGACCCGGCGGAAGGCCTGAGGCGCGCAACGCTGCGGCGCGGTGCGGACGCAGACGCCGACCGCTTCGAAAAGGAGACGCTGGCGATCCACCAGGCCCGCCGCGAGGCGTTTCTGGCGATTGCGGCGACCGAGCCGGAACGCTGTATCGTGGTCGATGCCGCCGCCGATCCCGATGCGGTCGAGAATGTCGTCACCGCGGCCGTGTTCGCGGCGCTGGAGGCAAGAACGCCGGCGCGCGACAGGCAGGCGACACCGGCATGATTTTTGAGCGCATCGCGCCCGAGCAGCACGACACGCTGGACGGCGTGCCCGAGCCATCCGAAACGCGACGTCTGGTCGGGCACAGCCAGGCCGCTGATATGCTTACTGCTGCCTATCGCGCGGGAAAGCTGCCGCATGCGCTGATCTTCTCCGGGCCGGTCGGCATCGGCAAGGCGACACTCGCCTTCCATCTTGCGCATCACCTCCTGAAGCACCCGAATTTCGCCCAGGCGCCGGAAAGCCTTGCCACTCCCGATCCGGCTTCGTCGCTGTTTCGCCAGATCGCCACCGGGGCGCATCCCGGCGTGCTGCATCTGACCCGGCCGCCGAACGACAAGACCAAGAGCTTCAAGACCGTCGTCACCGTCGATGAAATCCGCAGGGTCAACCGCTTCCTGTCACTGACCTCGCATGACGGCAGCTACCGGGTCGTCATCGTCGACCCGGCCGATGACATGAACACCAATGCCGCCAATGCCTTGCTGAAGAATCTCGAAGAGCCGCCGGCACGGACCCTGTTCGTCCTGATCGTCCATGCGCCGGGCAGCCTGCTGCCGACGATCCGGTCGCGGTGCCAGGTGGTGCGATTGACCCCACTCGACGCCGACGAGCTGATGGCGGTGCTGGAAACGGCGGAACCGCCGCCGCCCGACGATCCGGCGGCGCGCGCGGCACTCGTCGAGCGGGCAGGGGGCAGTGCCCGCAACGCCATCCTGTTGACGCAGTATGGCGGGCTGGAGATCGCCTCGACGCTCGACGCCCTGGTCGCGGGAAGAAAGAGCGATGTCGGCGGCGCTTTTCGCCTTGCCGAAGCCGTGGCCGGCCGCGACCAGGCGATCCAGTTCGATATCTTCAACCGCCGGGCGCTGGACCTGTTGTCGGACGCGGCAAGCCAGGCAGCACTGGCGGGCGATCTCGAACGGGCCAAAACACTGTCGGACACTTGGCATGAGGCGCTGGACGCTATATCTGAGACTGACACCTACAATCTAGACAAGAAGCAGCACGCTTTGACCATGATCGACCGCCTGAATTCTGCGATGCGAATGTGACGGCTCCACCGGGATGGCAAATGCCGCCCCGATGCGATATCCACCGCCACGCCTTTCCATTCAGACATTCATGACGGTTCATTCATGTCACGCGACAGATTCTACATCACCACCCCGATCTTTTATCCGAACGGCAAGCCGCATATCGGCCACGCCTATACGGTCATTGCAACCGACGCGCTGGCCCGCTTCCAGCGCCTGGACGGCAAGGACGTGTTCTTCCTGACCGGCACCGACGAACATGGCCTCAAGATGCAGCAGACGGCGGAGAAGGAAGGCATAACGCCTCTGGCGCTGGCCGACCGCAATTCGGCGATTTTCCGCGCGATGACCGAGGCGATGGGCGGCTCGAATGACGAGTACATTCGCACGACGGAACCGCGCCACTACGAATCCTGCCAGGCGATCTGGAAAGCGATGGCCGCCAATGGCGACATCTATCTCGACCGCTATAGCGGCTGGTATTCGGTCCGCCAGGAAGCCTATTTCGACGAAGGCGAGACGACGCTCGGCGAGGATGGCGTGCGTCGCGAACCGCTTGGCTCGCCGGTCGAATGGAACGAGGAAGAAAGCTACTTCTTCCGGCTTTCCGCCTATCAGGACAAATTGCTGGCCCTTTATGAGAGCCAGCCTGATTTCGTAGGGCCGACCGAACGCCGCAACGAGGTGCTCAGCTTCGTCAAATCCGGGCTGAAGGATCTGTCGATCTCGCGCACGACCTTCAAATGGGGCGTGCCGGTGCCAGGCGACGACAAGCATGTGATGTATGTCTGGGTCGATGCCTTGACCAATTACATCACCGCCGCCGGCTATCCCGACACAAAGGCCGAGCAATGGCGCTATTGGCCGGCCACGCATATCATCGGCAAGGACATTGTCCGCTTCCATGCGGTCTATTGGCCGGCCTTTCTGATGTCGGCCGGCATCGAGTTGCCAAAGCGCGTTTTCGCGCATGGCTTCCTGTTCAACCGCGGCGAGAAAATGTCGAAATCGGTCGGCAACGTCGTCGATCCGTTCACCATGGTCGAGCACTACGGTCTCGACCAGGTGCGCTACTTCTTCCTGCGCGAGGTGCCGTTCGGCAACGACGGCAGCTACAGCCATGAAGCGATCGTCAACCGCACCAATGCCGATCTTGCCAATGGTCTCGGCAACCTGGCGCAGCGCTCGCTGTCGATGATCGCCAAGAATTGCGGCGGCGTGGTGCCGCAACGCGGCGAGCTGACGGAGGCCGACAGCGCGATCCTGGACCAGGCCGCCGCCGCTCTCGACACCGCACGCAAGGCGATGGCCGAGCAGGGCATCCATCTGGCGCTGGCTGCGATCTTCGGCGTGGTGGCGGAGGCCGATCGCTACTTCGCCGGCGAGGCGCCATGGGCTCTGAAAAAGACCAACCCGGCGCGCATGGAAACCGTGTTGTGGACGACCGCCGAGGTCGTGCGTCGCGTGGCGGTGCTGTGTCAGCCCTTCGTCCCGAGCTCGGCCAGCAAACTGCTCGATCTGCTTGCGGTCCCGGCGGATAGGCGCGATTTCGCGCATGTCCATGCGGACCATGCGCTGGTGCCGGGCACCGCGTTGCCCGTGCCCGAAGGGGTGTTTCCGCGCTATGTCGAACAGCCGGACGCGAAAATCTGATGCTTGTCGACAGCCACTGCCATCTGGATTTTCCAGATTTCGCCGAGGAGCTGGCTTCCATTGTCGCCCGCGCCAAGGCGGCCGGTATCGGCCGCATGGTGACGATCTCGACGCGCGTGAAGCGGTTTCAGCAAATCCTTGAAATCGCAGATACTTTTGATGAGGTATACTGTTCGGTCGGCACCCATCCGCACAATGCCGAAGAAGAGCTGGACGTGACGTCAGCCGATCTGGTGCGGCTGGCTGCCCACCCCAAGGTGGTAGCGATCGGCGAGGCCGGCCTAGACTATTTCTACGACAAGGCGCCGCGCGATTCACAGGCGCAGGGGTTTCGCAATCACATCGCCGCCGCACGCGAGACCGGGCTGCCGCTGGTCATCCATTCGCGCGATGCCGATGACGAT is part of the Mesorhizobium loti genome and encodes:
- a CDS encoding septal ring lytic transglycosylase RlpA family protein codes for the protein MQAVTHPRLRRAATVALLAVSAALLAACASQPEPKAMVYKKTRSKEYFAESEYGVKASPRVFSQNGRIQRGGGRDQLGKPYQVRGKWYYPKEDKRYAKVGLASWYGDAFHGRLTANGEVYDMTHLTAAHPTMPLPSYARVTNLKTGSSVIVRVNDRGPYHEGRIIDVSERAAQMLDYANIGTAQVKVEYVGRAPLDGDDDQYLMASYHPGNRAPDPSDGLPTGVMVAMNGPSPSLPAGTAAVPFPGQLTDSGSVQPVMSAQSPAFGDLALPDFGPIVPERPEIGLPRQSPFAVASLSYADERVERASNALAALGGDGMSPADVLQSWKRQPPPAGLSTDYVAAGSFEDAAEARRIAAQLAAYGKIEIQRSELDGKDWYSVNLYPDGHRNLDDLLQAAWSHGAPDALAVRN
- a CDS encoding D-alanyl-D-alanine carboxypeptidase, encoding MQLRLLPPLAGLLVFGLLLLSQAPARAQLFETKAAQVFMIDAETGTVLFSKDADKPIQPASMAKLMTMEVVFDAIKAGRLKLDDTFVVSENAWRKGGAPSGTSTMFAKLKSSMRLDDLIQGVTVQAANDGCIVIAEGMSGSEENFAAQMTERARQIGLKTSTFVNSTGLPADGQQTTVRELAQLAVHLWRDYPDFYRYYSQKDFTWNKISQRNRNPLLAMDIGADGLAVGASEASGFGIVGSVSHNGTRVIAAMSGLANDKERAEEARKLLDWGVRSFEKTEIFAKDEVVGEAQVFGGAKSGVTLKAKGPIDIFLPITNRDKLTARIVYNGPIAAPVEEGQPVGALRVWIGDTLSQETPLFAAESIGVGTLPQRALDAVKELAIGWLR
- a CDS encoding dTMP kinase, which produces MARGFFITFEGGEGAGKSTQIERLARKMRAKKYDVLLTREPGGSPGAEAVRHVLLSGAAEPFGPKMEALLFAAARSDHVEQVIRPAVERGSVVLCDRFLDSSRVYQGVTGGIDPVFMDTLEQVAINGMMPDMTLIFDIDPAEGLRRATLRRGADADADRFEKETLAIHQARREAFLAIAATEPERCIVVDAAADPDAVENVVTAAVFAALEARTPARDRQATPA
- a CDS encoding DNA polymerase III subunit delta'; this translates as MIFERIAPEQHDTLDGVPEPSETRRLVGHSQAADMLTAAYRAGKLPHALIFSGPVGIGKATLAFHLAHHLLKHPNFAQAPESLATPDPASSLFRQIATGAHPGVLHLTRPPNDKTKSFKTVVTVDEIRRVNRFLSLTSHDGSYRVVIVDPADDMNTNAANALLKNLEEPPARTLFVLIVHAPGSLLPTIRSRCQVVRLTPLDADELMAVLETAEPPPPDDPAARAALVERAGGSARNAILLTQYGGLEIASTLDALVAGRKSDVGGAFRLAEAVAGRDQAIQFDIFNRRALDLLSDAASQAALAGDLERAKTLSDTWHEALDAISETDTYNLDKKQHALTMIDRLNSAMRM
- a CDS encoding methionine--tRNA ligase — its product is MSRDRFYITTPIFYPNGKPHIGHAYTVIATDALARFQRLDGKDVFFLTGTDEHGLKMQQTAEKEGITPLALADRNSAIFRAMTEAMGGSNDEYIRTTEPRHYESCQAIWKAMAANGDIYLDRYSGWYSVRQEAYFDEGETTLGEDGVRREPLGSPVEWNEEESYFFRLSAYQDKLLALYESQPDFVGPTERRNEVLSFVKSGLKDLSISRTTFKWGVPVPGDDKHVMYVWVDALTNYITAAGYPDTKAEQWRYWPATHIIGKDIVRFHAVYWPAFLMSAGIELPKRVFAHGFLFNRGEKMSKSVGNVVDPFTMVEHYGLDQVRYFFLREVPFGNDGSYSHEAIVNRTNADLANGLGNLAQRSLSMIAKNCGGVVPQRGELTEADSAILDQAAAALDTARKAMAEQGIHLALAAIFGVVAEADRYFAGEAPWALKKTNPARMETVLWTTAEVVRRVAVLCQPFVPSSASKLLDLLAVPADRRDFAHVHADHALVPGTALPVPEGVFPRYVEQPDAKI
- a CDS encoding TatD family hydrolase, with product MLVDSHCHLDFPDFAEELASIVARAKAAGIGRMVTISTRVKRFQQILEIADTFDEVYCSVGTHPHNAEEELDVTSADLVRLAAHPKVVAIGEAGLDYFYDKAPRDSQAQGFRNHIAAARETGLPLVIHSRDADDDMAAILEDETGKGAFPFILHCFSSGRRLAEVGVVLGGYVSFSGILTFKNSAELRAIAADVPHDRLLVETDAPYLAPVPFRGKRNEPAYVAHTARVLAETIGVGEAEIADLTTNNFFRLFGKMPRPPEQNAWPEQSA